A stretch of the Nosocomiicoccus ampullae genome encodes the following:
- the ylqF gene encoding ribosome biogenesis GTPase YlqF codes for MSINWFPGHMAKARRQIEENLNKVDVIIEILDARIPLSSQNPMMDEIVKNKPRIVILNKADLADHNKTNRWKDYFRSLGRYPVAIDGRSNNVLKSIEPLALEATKDIFEKMEARGIKRRPVRAMIIGIPNVGKSTLINSLARRKAARTGNTPGLTKSQQWIKAGNNLELLDTPGVLWPKFEGDVGLKLSLTGAITDRVVHLDEVAIYGMKFLIENDKENFDTFYNINHYDETDIVSVFDAIGRSRGMLMAGNEVDYEQVTNRVVYDIRNGKIGRYTFDEVIHDY; via the coding sequence ATGTCTATTAACTGGTTTCCAGGGCATATGGCAAAAGCTAGACGTCAAATTGAAGAGAATTTAAATAAAGTTGACGTTATTATCGAAATTTTAGATGCACGCATTCCGTTGTCGAGTCAAAATCCGATGATGGATGAGATCGTTAAAAATAAACCACGAATCGTTATTTTAAATAAAGCGGATTTAGCAGATCATAATAAGACTAACCGCTGGAAAGATTACTTTAGATCACTTGGACGTTATCCAGTCGCTATAGATGGTAGAAGTAATAACGTATTAAAAAGTATTGAACCTTTAGCACTTGAAGCGACGAAAGACATTTTTGAAAAAATGGAAGCTCGTGGTATTAAACGACGTCCTGTTCGCGCGATGATTATTGGTATTCCAAACGTTGGTAAATCAACATTAATTAATAGTCTCGCAAGACGTAAAGCCGCGAGAACAGGAAATACTCCAGGTCTTACAAAATCACAACAGTGGATTAAAGCAGGAAATAATTTAGAACTACTAGACACTCCAGGTGTATTATGGCCAAAGTTTGAAGGAGATGTCGGCTTAAAATTAAGTTTAACAGGTGCAATTACTGATCGAGTGGTACATTTAGACGAAGTTGCGATTTATGGTATGAAGTTTTTAATTGAAAATGACAAAGAAAATTTCGATACGTTTTATAATATTAATCATTATGATGAAACGGACATAGTTTCAGTATTTGACGCGATTGGTAGAAGTCGTGGCATGTTAATGGCTGGTAACGAAGTCGATTATGAACAAGTGACAAATCGTGTAGTCTATGACATTCGTAACGGTAAGATTGGTAGATATACATTTGACGAGGTTATTCATGACTATTAA
- a CDS encoding ribonuclease HII: MTIKEVKEYLETITSIEDLEQDELNNDRRVGVKNAIKSRKRKLLKELEVKNRYIRMMSYEHELNGIIAGVDEAGRGPLAGEVVAGAVILGDEKLYGLDDSKKLSESERNRLYDLILDTCTVGIGIATVEEIDTLNIYEATKLAMIRAVKDLNRDVDHLLIDAMELDVDIHQQSIIKGDANSNSIAAASIIAKVYRDRLMNEHSKEYPDYDFEKNSGYGTKSHLDALNKYGVTPIHRKSFSPVKEMTHNLFDI; the protein is encoded by the coding sequence ATGACTATTAAAGAAGTAAAAGAATATTTAGAAACGATTACGTCTATTGAAGACTTAGAACAAGATGAATTAAATAATGATCGAAGAGTCGGCGTAAAAAACGCGATTAAAAGTCGTAAGAGAAAACTATTAAAAGAGTTAGAAGTTAAAAATAGATATATTAGAATGATGAGTTATGAGCATGAACTTAATGGAATTATTGCAGGAGTGGATGAAGCAGGGCGAGGACCACTCGCTGGAGAAGTTGTTGCTGGTGCTGTAATTTTAGGTGACGAGAAGTTATATGGGTTAGATGACTCAAAAAAGTTAAGTGAATCTGAAAGAAATCGCTTATATGATTTAATTCTAGACACGTGCACAGTCGGTATAGGTATCGCGACTGTGGAAGAAATTGATACATTAAATATATATGAAGCAACAAAACTTGCAATGATACGTGCAGTGAAAGATTTAAATAGAGACGTCGATCATTTATTAATTGATGCGATGGAGTTAGATGTAGATATTCATCAGCAAAGTATCATTAAAGGCGACGCCAATTCTAATTCAATTGCAGCCGCTTCAATTATCGCAAAAGTGTACCGTGACCGTTTAATGAATGAACATAGTAAAGAGTATCCGGACTATGATTTTGAAAAGAACTCAGGATATGGAACGAAAAGTCATTTAGACGCATTAAACAAATACGGTGTGACACCGATTCATAGAAAAAGTTTTTCACCAGTTAAAGAAATGACTCACAATTTATTCGATATTTAA
- a CDS encoding DUF418 domain-containing protein, whose product MKRIKVVDSLRGFSLLGILLANLLVFNYGMFGNQYLEVYDVSKIGQFLIQAIRVLFEGSTMPIFAFLFGFGMYIMASSFKRKDLGVKRGLIRRGMALLLFGALHAVFLFEGDILFAYGLMMLVLFWLPNRSLKTMIVCLILSLSLVILMHIDFGGVEESVDESSQYYSEELTEEQIEYLLEEKEAYRTLTTSERRLFLFDSDNPFLGGGIVGYIFTYILIISFYVPVFISGMIAAKLKMFETGGMWKKALVILVPIGIILNIYALNNETLDFYMFFIDTALAFGYIGLFYYVYKENLFMDSLAAVGKLSLTNYILQSVFHSFIYYGGGLGRFGDGNFTLSFTLAIMFFIVQVIFSHYYMKKFKYGPLEYLLRIWTYFSFKPHLKRGKHPQI is encoded by the coding sequence TTGAAACGAATTAAAGTCGTCGATAGTTTAAGAGGATTTAGTTTACTCGGGATATTACTTGCCAATTTACTTGTTTTTAATTACGGAATGTTTGGAAATCAATATCTAGAAGTATATGACGTATCTAAAATTGGACAATTTTTAATACAAGCAATTCGAGTTTTATTTGAAGGTAGTACGATGCCAATATTTGCTTTTTTATTTGGATTTGGAATGTACATAATGGCATCTAGTTTTAAACGTAAAGATCTCGGTGTAAAGCGTGGACTGATTCGTCGTGGCATGGCATTACTATTATTTGGTGCTTTGCACGCGGTGTTTTTATTTGAGGGAGATATTTTATTTGCCTACGGCCTCATGATGTTAGTTTTATTTTGGCTACCAAATCGAAGTCTTAAAACGATGATTGTTTGTTTGATTCTTTCATTATCACTTGTTATTTTAATGCATATTGATTTTGGTGGTGTTGAGGAAAGTGTTGACGAGTCCTCTCAATATTATTCTGAAGAATTAACCGAAGAGCAAATTGAGTATTTACTCGAAGAAAAAGAGGCATATAGAACGTTAACGACATCTGAACGCCGATTGTTTTTATTTGATTCTGACAATCCGTTTTTAGGTGGAGGAATCGTTGGATATATATTTACTTACATATTAATTATATCGTTTTACGTCCCGGTTTTTATTTCGGGGATGATTGCTGCAAAGCTTAAAATGTTTGAAACTGGAGGTATGTGGAAAAAAGCACTCGTCATACTTGTGCCAATCGGAATTATATTAAATATATATGCACTTAATAATGAAACACTTGATTTTTATATGTTCTTTATCGATACTGCACTAGCTTTTGGTTATATTGGATTATTTTATTACGTTTATAAAGAAAACTTATTTATGGATAGTTTAGCGGCTGTCGGTAAATTATCGCTAACGAATTATATTTTACAATCAGTATTCCATTCGTTTATATATTACGGTGGAGGACTTGGCAGATTTGGTGATGGTAATTTTACGTTGTCGTTTACTTTAGCGATCATGTTCTTTATCGTCCAAGTTATTTTTAGTCATTATTATATGAAGAAATTTAAATACGGTCCGTTAGAATATTTACTACGTATTTGGACGTATTTCTCATTTAAACCCCACTTAAAACGCGGCAAACATCCGCAAATTTAA
- the sucC gene encoding ADP-forming succinate--CoA ligase subunit beta — protein sequence MNIHEYQGKQIFRSKGVNVPNGDVARTPEEAVEVAKTLDSDIYVVKAQIHAGGRGKAGGVKIAKSLDEVKEYAESLLGTTLVTAQNGPDGTVVNRLLIEEGCDIKDEYYISFVVDRATNRVVLMGSEEGGTEIEEVAAKTPEKIFTEVIDPAVGLLPFQARRLAFNINIPTELINKAAKLLLGLYDVFVEKDASIVEINPLVTTGDGQVMALDAKINFDDNALFRQKDVMEMRDFDEEDPKEIEASKYDLSYIALDGNIGCMVNGAGLAMATMDTINHFGGSPANFLDVGGGATEEKVTKAFELILSDENVEGIFVNIFGGIMLCDVIASGVVQAVKNVGLDIPLVVRLEGTNVKEGKQILKDSGLAITSASTMAEGAQKIIALVDENK from the coding sequence ATGAATATTCATGAGTATCAAGGAAAACAAATTTTCCGCTCTAAAGGTGTAAACGTACCGAATGGTGACGTTGCGCGTACACCTGAAGAAGCGGTTGAAGTAGCAAAAACATTAGATTCTGATATCTATGTTGTAAAAGCACAAATTCACGCAGGAGGACGCGGTAAAGCTGGCGGAGTAAAAATTGCGAAATCTTTAGATGAAGTTAAAGAATATGCTGAAAGCTTACTCGGCACAACTTTAGTGACAGCTCAAAACGGACCGGACGGAACTGTTGTGAACCGCTTATTAATTGAAGAAGGTTGCGACATTAAAGATGAATACTACATCAGTTTTGTTGTAGACCGTGCAACAAACCGTGTTGTATTAATGGGTTCTGAAGAAGGTGGAACTGAAATCGAAGAGGTTGCAGCAAAAACACCTGAAAAAATCTTTACAGAAGTGATTGACCCAGCAGTTGGATTATTACCTTTCCAAGCAAGAAGACTTGCATTTAACATTAATATTCCAACAGAACTTATCAATAAAGCAGCTAAATTATTACTTGGACTCTATGATGTGTTTGTAGAAAAAGATGCATCAATCGTTGAAATTAACCCACTTGTAACTACAGGTGACGGTCAAGTTATGGCGTTAGACGCTAAAATCAACTTTGACGACAACGCATTATTCCGTCAAAAAGACGTTATGGAAATGCGTGACTTCGATGAAGAAGATCCAAAAGAAATTGAAGCGTCTAAATATGACTTATCTTACATTGCACTCGATGGTAATATCGGTTGTATGGTTAACGGTGCTGGTCTTGCGATGGCAACGATGGACACAATTAACCACTTCGGTGGAAGCCCAGCAAACTTCTTAGACGTAGGTGGCGGTGCGACTGAAGAGAAAGTTACAAAAGCATTCGAACTCATCTTAAGTGATGAAAATGTTGAAGGTATTTTTGTAAACATCTTCGGTGGAATTATGTTATGTGACGTTATTGCGAGCGGTGTAGTACAAGCAGTTAAAAACGTTGGATTAGACATTCCATTAGTCGTACGTTTAGAAGGTACGAACGTTAAAGAAGGTAAACAGATTCTTAAAGATTCTGGTTTAGCAATCACATCAGCGAGCACAATGGCTGAAGGTGCACAAAAAATTATCGCACTCGTTGACGAAAATAAATAA
- the sucD gene encoding succinate--CoA ligase subunit alpha has protein sequence MAVFVDKDTKVIVQGITGSTALFHTKQMLDYGTKIVGGVTPGKGGQVVEGVPVFNTVEEAKKETGATVSVVYVPAPFAADSIMEAADADLELVICITEHIPVLDMVKVVRYLEDKNTRLVGPNCPGIITADETKIGIMPGYIHKKGHVGVVSRSGTLTYEAVHQLTEAGIGQTSAVGIGGDPVNGTNFIDVLKEFNEDDETLAVVMIGEIGGTAEEEAAEWIKENMTKPVVGFIGGQTAPPGKRMGHAGAIISGGQGTAEGKIKAMNDAGIDTADTPSVIGETLIERLKKDGLYEQCLTIK, from the coding sequence GTGGCAGTATTTGTAGATAAAGATACAAAAGTAATTGTACAAGGTATTACTGGATCTACTGCGTTATTCCATACAAAACAAATGTTAGACTACGGCACAAAAATTGTCGGTGGTGTAACACCAGGTAAAGGTGGACAAGTAGTAGAGGGAGTACCTGTATTTAATACAGTAGAAGAAGCGAAAAAAGAAACTGGCGCGACAGTATCTGTCGTTTACGTTCCAGCTCCATTCGCTGCAGACTCAATTATGGAGGCAGCAGATGCTGATTTAGAACTAGTAATCTGTATTACAGAGCATATTCCAGTTCTAGACATGGTAAAAGTTGTTCGTTATTTAGAAGACAAAAATACACGTCTAGTTGGACCAAACTGTCCAGGTATCATCACTGCAGATGAAACTAAAATCGGTATTATGCCAGGATATATTCATAAAAAAGGACACGTTGGCGTTGTATCACGTTCTGGTACATTAACTTATGAAGCAGTGCATCAATTAACTGAAGCTGGTATTGGACAAACATCAGCAGTTGGTATCGGGGGAGACCCAGTAAACGGTACGAACTTCATCGACGTATTAAAAGAATTTAACGAAGATGATGAAACTCTTGCGGTTGTTATGATCGGTGAAATCGGTGGTACAGCTGAAGAAGAAGCAGCAGAATGGATTAAAGAAAATATGACAAAACCAGTGGTTGGATTTATCGGTGGTCAAACAGCGCCTCCAGGTAAACGTATGGGACACGCTGGTGCGATTATTTCAGGTGGTCAAGGTACTGCTGAAGGTAAAATTAAAGCGATGAACGACGCAGGTATCGATACAGCAGATACACCGTCAGTTATCGGTGAGACTTTAATTGAGCGTCTTAAAAAAGACGGCCTTTATGAACAGTGCTTAACGATTAAATAA
- the dprA gene encoding DNA-processing protein DprA has product MKLHILQLSFAHVTSKEFKSIRNGEVLKASTIKKIEKAKNISLTSIKETLTKHGVTFITQQSEFYPQLLKEIYDPPYVLYVKGDLKVLQTNFLGVIGSRKASFYTTHVLKRLLPNLKALSIVSGLAYGADDIAHYISLENGLNTVGVLAFGHDIHYPKSTFKTRERMEEVCCTISEYPPGTPIKKHQFVERNRIIAGISHGVLVTEAEEKSGSLITLEMAMDENRHVFCVPGNITSPLSLGVNERLKEGAILVTNSDDILIELNV; this is encoded by the coding sequence ATGAAACTTCACATTTTACAATTAAGCTTTGCACATGTAACAAGTAAAGAGTTTAAGTCAATTCGAAATGGTGAAGTATTAAAAGCATCTACAATTAAAAAAATAGAAAAAGCAAAAAATATTTCTTTAACTTCTATTAAAGAAACATTAACTAAGCACGGGGTAACTTTCATCACGCAGCAATCTGAATTTTACCCACAGTTATTAAAAGAAATTTACGATCCACCATACGTTCTATATGTAAAAGGTGATTTAAAGGTTTTACAGACAAACTTTTTAGGGGTTATAGGAAGTCGAAAAGCTAGTTTTTATACGACTCATGTATTAAAACGATTATTACCAAATTTAAAAGCACTATCCATTGTCTCTGGACTTGCTTATGGTGCAGACGATATCGCCCATTATATTTCTTTAGAGAATGGTTTAAACACAGTAGGTGTTTTAGCATTTGGCCATGATATTCATTATCCAAAGTCGACGTTTAAAACAAGAGAAAGAATGGAAGAAGTTTGTTGTACAATTAGTGAATATCCACCAGGTACACCAATTAAAAAGCATCAATTTGTTGAAAGAAACAGAATTATCGCAGGGATAAGTCACGGCGTTTTAGTTACTGAGGCTGAAGAAAAAAGTGGCAGTTTAATCACATTAGAAATGGCGATGGATGAAAATAGACATGTCTTTTGTGTGCCTGGTAATATTACTTCTCCACTCAGTTTAGGCGTTAACGAACGACTAAAGGAAGGCGCAATTTTAGTGACAAATTCAGACGATATTTTAATTGAATTAAATGTTTAA
- the topA gene encoding type I DNA topoisomerase: MADNLVIVESPAKAKTIGKYLGRRYKVVASMGHLRDLPRSQIGIDVENNYQPKYITIRGKGPLLQDLKKEAKKAKKIFLASDPDREGEAIAWHLAHALGDDKEYYRVVFNEITKDAVKNSFKEPREMDQQLVDAQQARRILDRLVGYNISPVLWKKVKKGLSAGRVQSVALKLIIDRENEIRNFKPEEYWSIEGHFKYKRSKFTGKFHKLEKDNKKTELPNKESVDKVLSQLNGDDFNVDTVEKKEKLRYPAYPFTTSTLQQESARKLNFRARKTMMLAQQLYEGIDIKGEGTVGLITYMRTDSTRVSNEAKSEAYSYIEDKFGKEFLGKRKDKKSEGQDAHEAVRPTSTLRTPQDMKPYLSRDQYRLYKLVWDRFVASLMAPAVLDTVRVDLNNNGVIFRSNGSTIKFKGFLQVYEEGTDEKQEKNENIIPEIAKDDTVKSEKIEPNQHFTQPPPRYTEARLVKTLEESGIGRPSTYAPTIETIQKRNYVKLDQRRFVPTELGEIVSEQVSDYFPDIIDVDFTKDMEKQLDEIAEGNKDWVKVIDEFYTGFRPQVEKAEEEMEEIEIKDEPAGIDCEKCGSPMVYKMGRYGKFMACSNFPNCRNTKPIVKKLGVTCPKCEKGEVIERKSKKGRIFYGCDQYPDCDFVSWDKPIGRNCPKCDHYLVEKRKGKTVKVKCSNCDYEEDAN, translated from the coding sequence GTGGCAGATAATTTAGTCATTGTAGAGTCCCCAGCAAAAGCAAAGACGATCGGTAAATATTTAGGTCGTCGCTATAAAGTTGTTGCATCAATGGGACACCTTAGAGATTTGCCCCGTAGTCAAATAGGTATTGATGTAGAAAATAACTATCAACCAAAATATATTACGATTAGAGGTAAAGGACCTTTACTTCAAGACCTTAAAAAAGAAGCGAAAAAAGCAAAGAAAATATTTTTAGCATCCGACCCGGACCGTGAAGGTGAAGCAATTGCTTGGCATTTAGCGCATGCCCTTGGTGACGATAAGGAATATTACCGCGTCGTATTTAATGAAATTACAAAAGACGCTGTAAAAAACAGTTTTAAAGAACCAAGAGAAATGGATCAGCAACTTGTCGACGCACAACAAGCACGTCGTATATTAGACCGACTTGTTGGTTATAATATTTCACCAGTATTATGGAAGAAAGTTAAAAAAGGATTATCTGCAGGTCGCGTTCAATCTGTAGCATTAAAGCTTATTATTGACCGTGAAAATGAAATTCGTAACTTTAAACCAGAAGAATATTGGTCAATTGAAGGTCATTTTAAATATAAAAGATCTAAATTTACAGGTAAATTTCATAAACTAGAAAAAGATAATAAAAAAACAGAATTACCAAACAAAGAATCTGTAGACAAAGTGTTAAGTCAGTTAAACGGTGACGATTTTAATGTAGATACCGTCGAGAAAAAAGAAAAACTACGTTATCCAGCGTATCCATTCACGACGTCAACACTTCAACAAGAATCCGCGCGTAAGTTAAATTTCCGTGCACGTAAGACGATGATGCTCGCACAGCAACTTTACGAAGGTATTGACATTAAAGGTGAAGGTACAGTCGGTTTAATTACTTATATGAGAACTGACTCGACACGCGTATCAAATGAAGCAAAATCTGAGGCGTATAGTTATATTGAAGACAAATTTGGTAAAGAGTTTTTAGGCAAACGTAAAGATAAAAAATCTGAAGGACAAGATGCACACGAAGCAGTTCGTCCAACTTCAACGTTACGTACACCACAAGATATGAAACCATATTTATCTAGAGATCAATATAGACTGTATAAGCTTGTTTGGGACCGTTTTGTTGCAAGTCTTATGGCCCCAGCTGTGTTAGATACTGTTCGCGTAGATTTAAATAACAATGGTGTTATTTTTAGAAGTAACGGTTCGACAATTAAATTTAAAGGTTTCTTACAAGTGTATGAAGAAGGCACTGATGAGAAACAAGAGAAAAATGAAAACATCATCCCAGAAATTGCAAAAGATGACACTGTAAAATCTGAGAAAATCGAACCAAATCAGCATTTTACTCAACCACCACCACGTTACACTGAAGCAAGACTTGTTAAAACGTTAGAAGAGTCTGGTATCGGTCGTCCATCAACTTACGCACCAACGATTGAGACGATTCAAAAGCGTAACTATGTGAAACTCGATCAGAGAAGATTCGTTCCAACTGAACTTGGTGAAATCGTATCTGAACAAGTATCAGATTACTTCCCAGATATTATCGATGTCGATTTTACAAAAGATATGGAAAAGCAACTTGATGAAATTGCTGAAGGTAATAAAGACTGGGTAAAAGTAATCGATGAATTTTACACTGGCTTTAGACCACAAGTTGAAAAAGCTGAAGAAGAGATGGAAGAGATTGAAATTAAAGATGAACCCGCAGGTATCGACTGTGAAAAATGTGGTTCACCAATGGTTTATAAAATGGGTCGATATGGTAAATTTATGGCGTGTTCGAACTTCCCGAACTGTCGTAACACAAAACCAATCGTTAAAAAACTCGGTGTGACTTGTCCGAAATGTGAAAAAGGAGAAGTCATCGAACGTAAATCTAAAAAGGGCCGTATCTTCTATGGTTGTGACCAATACCCAGACTGTGACTTTGTATCTTGGGACAAACCAATCGGTAGAAATTGCCCGAAATGTGATCATTACTTAGTTGAGAAACGAAAAGGTAAAACAGTTAAAGTGAAATGTTCGAACTGTGATTATGAAGAAGATGCAAACTAA
- the xerA gene encoding site-specific tyrosine recombinase/integron integrase has protein sequence MREINYILEFLDVLNYQKQYSPKTIESYKLDLIEFESFLNREHLTFTTFKASDARNYLVFIYDKGYKKTTIGRKISAVRSFYHYLNERYVVEENPMANVPFPKKESKLPDFLYENQIDDLFQSLDENKKMYSRDRALLELLYGTGIRSTELLNIKLEDIDFDNRLLKVLGKGNKERLVPFNESTKHALIMYIDQFHLDMDRAEAFWLNYNLSKLTDRGLRYIVNKIMQESAVKASLHPHTLRHTFATHMLNNGADIRAVQELLGHESLSTTQKYTHLSKEQLRHAYLASHPQNNKR, from the coding sequence GTGCGTGAGATTAACTATATACTAGAATTTTTAGATGTATTAAATTATCAAAAGCAATATTCTCCTAAGACTATTGAAAGTTATAAGCTCGACTTAATAGAGTTTGAGTCATTTTTAAATCGTGAACATTTGACGTTTACGACATTTAAAGCAAGTGATGCGAGAAATTATCTCGTATTTATTTATGATAAGGGTTATAAAAAGACGACGATTGGACGTAAAATTTCAGCTGTTCGTAGTTTTTATCATTATTTAAATGAACGCTACGTCGTTGAAGAAAATCCGATGGCAAATGTGCCATTTCCTAAAAAAGAATCTAAACTTCCAGATTTCTTATATGAAAATCAGATTGACGACTTATTTCAGTCCTTAGATGAAAATAAGAAGATGTATAGTAGAGACCGAGCGCTGTTAGAGTTATTATACGGAACAGGCATACGTAGTACAGAATTATTAAATATAAAATTAGAAGATATTGATTTTGATAATCGACTATTGAAAGTACTCGGTAAAGGTAATAAAGAACGACTCGTCCCATTTAACGAGTCAACAAAACATGCACTTATTATGTATATTGATCAGTTCCATTTAGATATGGACCGTGCAGAAGCATTTTGGCTAAATTACAATTTATCAAAATTAACTGATCGAGGATTAAGATATATCGTCAACAAAATTATGCAAGAAAGTGCCGTGAAAGCATCTCTTCATCCGCATACGTTAAGACATACTTTTGCGACACATATGTTAAATAACGGTGCTGACATTCGAGCAGTTCAAGAACTGCTTGGTCACGAATCGTTATCAACAACACAGAAATATACCCATCTATCAAAAGAACAATTGAGACATGCGTATTTAGCATCTCATCCACAAAATAATAAGAGGTGA
- the hslV gene encoding ATP-dependent protease subunit HslV, with amino-acid sequence MAIKGTTIFAVKHNGKMAMAGDGQVTLGNQVVMKHTARKVRRLYEGKVVAGFAGSVADAFTLYEKFEARLYEYNGQLERAAVELAKEWRTDKMLRQLEAMLIVMNKDTMLIVSGTGEVIEPDDGILAIGSGGNFALAAGRAMKLHGDNLDAETIAKDALQIAADICVFTNDNIIVETLESE; translated from the coding sequence TTGGCAATTAAAGGTACAACGATATTTGCTGTTAAACATAACGGGAAAATGGCGATGGCTGGTGACGGTCAAGTGACGTTAGGAAATCAAGTCGTCATGAAACATACAGCGAGAAAAGTAAGAAGATTATATGAAGGAAAAGTAGTCGCAGGGTTTGCAGGTAGTGTTGCCGATGCGTTTACATTATATGAAAAATTTGAAGCAAGACTATATGAATATAACGGTCAACTTGAACGTGCGGCGGTTGAACTTGCCAAAGAGTGGCGTACTGATAAGATGTTACGTCAACTAGAAGCAATGCTAATTGTGATGAACAAAGATACGATGTTAATCGTTTCAGGAACTGGTGAAGTCATTGAACCAGACGACGGCATTTTAGCAATAGGATCTGGTGGTAATTTTGCACTCGCAGCAGGACGCGCGATGAAGTTACATGGTGACAATTTAGATGCTGAGACAATCGCTAAAGATGCTTTACAAATCGCAGCAGATATTTGTGTATTTACAAATGATAATATTATCGTTGAAACTTTAGAAAGTGAGTAG
- the hslU gene encoding ATP-dependent protease ATPase subunit HslU, translated as MKVSLSPREIVTKLNENIVGQEEAKRKVAIAMRNRYRRMKLNDDLKNEVIPKNILMIGPTGVGKTEVARRMAKITGAPFTKVEATKYTEVGYVGRDVESMVRDLVETSVKIVKEELFKGVREEAESLANDRLVKLLAPGRFKETTFNNPFEMFQNMGQQQEPVEEVDDTVRQKRRDIREDLLNGRLEEKMVEIEVEERQMSMMMPGMDNQMGDMLSNMMPKKKRKKRLPVKQAREHLIREESEQLIDTDLANDIAIERAETLGIIFIDEMDKIAMSSNNQGGVSREGVQRDILPIVEGSVVETKYGPVNTEHILFIGAGAFHVAKPSDLIPELQGRFPIRVELNKLQVEDFKRILTEPKNSLLKQYEALLETEGVTVSYTDEAIETLANIAYDVNASTDDIGARRLHTIMETLLEELLFEADNMHGAHVEITEKYVNDKLDKIKSSKNLSQFIL; from the coding sequence TTGAAAGTAAGTTTATCTCCAAGAGAAATTGTTACTAAATTAAATGAAAATATCGTCGGTCAAGAAGAGGCAAAACGTAAAGTCGCGATTGCAATGCGTAATAGATATCGACGCATGAAATTAAATGACGATTTAAAAAATGAAGTCATTCCAAAAAATATTTTAATGATCGGGCCAACAGGTGTTGGTAAAACAGAAGTTGCAAGACGTATGGCAAAAATTACCGGTGCGCCGTTTACAAAAGTTGAAGCAACAAAATATACAGAAGTCGGTTACGTTGGTCGTGATGTGGAATCTATGGTGCGTGACCTTGTTGAAACGAGTGTTAAAATCGTTAAAGAAGAACTGTTTAAAGGGGTTCGAGAAGAAGCTGAAAGTCTAGCAAATGATCGCCTCGTTAAATTACTCGCACCAGGACGTTTTAAAGAAACAACATTTAATAATCCATTTGAAATGTTTCAAAATATGGGACAACAACAAGAACCTGTTGAAGAAGTTGATGATACGGTCAGACAAAAACGTAGAGATATTCGTGAAGATTTACTAAATGGTCGTTTAGAAGAAAAAATGGTTGAAATCGAAGTCGAAGAACGACAAATGTCAATGATGATGCCTGGTATGGATAATCAAATGGGTGATATGTTATCTAATATGATGCCTAAGAAAAAACGTAAAAAGCGTTTGCCAGTAAAGCAAGCACGTGAGCACTTAATTCGTGAGGAATCCGAACAGTTAATTGATACAGATCTCGCGAATGATATCGCAATTGAACGCGCAGAAACGTTAGGGATTATTTTTATCGACGAAATGGATAAGATTGCGATGAGTTCAAATAACCAAGGCGGAGTTTCACGTGAAGGGGTTCAAAGAGATATTTTACCGATTGTTGAAGGTAGTGTCGTTGAAACAAAATATGGACCTGTAAATACTGAGCATATTTTATTTATTGGTGCTGGAGCGTTCCATGTAGCTAAACCAAGCGATTTAATTCCTGAGTTGCAAGGACGTTTTCCAATTCGCGTTGAACTAAACAAATTACAAGTTGAAGATTTTAAACGTATTTTAACTGAACCTAAAAACTCATTATTAAAACAATATGAAGCACTTCTTGAAACTGAAGGAGTGACAGTGAGTTATACTGATGAAGCAATTGAAACTCTCGCAAATATTGCTTACGACGTGAACGCTTCAACAGATGATATCGGTGCAAGACGTCTTCATACGATTATGGAAACATTACTTGAAGAATTATTATTTGAAGCGGATAATATGCACGGTGCACATGTCGAAATTACAGAAAAGTACGTGAATGATAAATTAGATAAAATTAAGAGTAGTAAAAACTTAAGTCAATTTATATTATAG